A part of Vulpes lagopus strain Blue_001 chromosome 4, ASM1834538v1, whole genome shotgun sequence genomic DNA contains:
- the GIMAP1 gene encoding GTPase IMAP family member 1 → MGGRKMARDEENAYGREDGDDVSPAREPRLGLILVGRTGAGKSATGNSILGHRCFPSRLAAAPVTRTCALGSRRWAGWRVEVTDTPDLFSAEGRRADRGCAERGRCYLLSAPGPHALLLVTQLGRFTAQDEQAVRGVRELFGPGVLARAVVVFTRREDLAGASPHDYVRATDNRALRALVAECGGRVCALDNRAEGAEREAQAGELLALAARLAREHADAPFTNDVYRLAAELRGAAPDGGLRRVCERLAAGGPGRGWGRGRRWLEAARRRWRRVLVLLGGALLLGLLLCRLRPPALQEVSPD, encoded by the exons ATGGGAGGACGGAAGATggcaagagatgaagaaaatgccTATG GTCGCGAGGACGGGGACGACGTGTCCCCCGCACGCGAGCCCCGGCTCGGGCTAATCCTGGTCGGCAGGACCGGCGCGGGCAAGAGCGCCACGGGCAACAGCATCCTGGGCCACAGGTGCTTCCCGTCCAGGCTCGCCGCCGCCCCGGTGACCAGGACGTGCGCCCTGGGGAGCCGCCGCTGGGCCGGCTGGCGCGTGGAGGTCACCGACACCCCGGACCTCTTCAGCGCCGAGGGCCGCCGCGCCGACCGGGGCTGCGCCGAGCGGGGCCGCTGCTACCTGCTGTCGGCGCCCGGGCCGCACGCGCTGCTGCTGGTCACCCAGCTCGGCCGCTTCACCGCCCAGGACGAGCAGGCCGTGCGCGGCGTCCGCGAGCTGTTCGGGCCCGGCGTGCTGGCGCGGGCCGTCGTCGTCTTCACCCGCCGCGAGGACCTGGCGGGGGCCTCGCCCCACGACTACGTGCGCGCCACCGACAACCGCGCGCTGCGGGCCCTGGTGGCCGAGTGCGGCGGCCGCGTGTGCGCGCTGGACAACCGGGCGGAGGGCGCCGAGCGCGAGGCGCAGGCGGGGGAGCTGTTGGCGCTGGCGGCGCGGCTGGCGCGGGAGCACGCGGACGCGCCCTTCACCAACGACGTGTACCGCCTGGCGGCGGAGCTGCGCGGCGCGGCCCCGGACGGCGGGCTCCGGCGGGTGTGCGAGCGGCTGGCGGccggcggcccggggcgggggtgggggcgggggcggcgctgGCTGGAGGCGgcgcggcggcggtggcggcgggtGCTCGTGCTGCTGGGGGGCGCGCTGCTGCTCGGCCTGCTGCTCTGCCGCCTGCGGCCCCCGGCCTTGCAGGAGGTCAGTCCGGACTGA